The nucleotide sequence TCGTCGCTGTTGAACGGCAGTTCTTCCACGGCCGACCACGCGCCGTTCTGCTGATGGGCGGTATAAAGTTTAAGCTTGTTGATCCCTTCCGCACTTTGCTGGGCACGGCCCTGGTTGTAATTATTACGTGTGAAAATGATCCGCGATCCATCGGGCGAGAAGGTTGCCGGACCCTCGTGATAGCGGGTATTGAGGGTTTTACTGAACCGCTGCGACGGACTCAGGGGACGGGCATCGTAGCCCAGGCCCTGAGTGATGTTGATACCGGCGTCGAAGTTGGGGGCTGTGCGCGAATCGTTGGCCGTAGCACGGGTATAACTGTCGCTGCCCAGGGGCCGGTCTGTGCGGACCCGGTCGTTGGTAACTTTACCAATGCTGCCATCAGGGTTAATGATGCTGCTGACTTTCAGGTTGTTTCGGTTTGGTACGTAAAACAGGTCGAGGTAGCCCGCTCCTCCACCGCTGCCGGTTGTCTCGATAGCTGATCCGCCTTTTTTACCCGCTACATAGACCAAACCATCCTGGTAGAACGCAGGGCTAAACTCCTCTCCTTCCGAATTAAGCGCCAGGTATTCAAGTCGGTAGCGCGTGGGTTCTTTTCGCCCCTGCCCGGTGGTAGTCCCACCCGTTGGAACCGCCGACAGCCGATGCACCGGCAGTTTTTCCTTGAGTTGCAGATACCGCTCGTACTGCTGCTGGGCTTCTTTGAACTTACCATTCCCAGCCAGCGTCTGAGCGTATTGCAGCGTCTGCTGCGGGTCATCCTTTGTGCTGTTGTTCAGAGCCTCGCGGTAATACCGTTCGGCCTTCGGCCCGTCGCCAACCTGCTGGTAGGCATAAGCCAGTTTGCTCTGCGCGGCTGCTTTCTGATCGGCCGTCAATTGATCGGCCTGTTCGTTCAACACCTGCGTATAGGCGTCAATTGCCCGGCCATAGGCTTTATAGTTGAGTAGCCGATTGGCCTGCTGCAACAACGAGTCGATCTGCGCCCAGGCCATTGAACTGCTTAGCCACAGCACTATTCCTAAAATCCACGTTACTCCCTTAAAACTCATTCGTGCAATTGACTTTTACTGGACTGGCCAGTTGGCTTTTCTCTTTCGGCAAACGAATTCGCCTGTCAAATCATTGCGGTTAACCACCCACGACCCGCGCCGTAGTTACCAGTGCCAGCAGCCTTATTTTGTTACCGAAAAAATAATTTCGTATCTATATTTTCAGTAGGGAAGGCTGCCCGGCCTGAATACAGACGAATTTCATGCCAAGAGCCTGTTTGGTCCAGCCCGGCCAGAAAGCGTTGTGTTAACGGAGGTATATGAGTGGTTAACTCGCTCGTTTGTAGCCTAACCAGCCTGTTTTACTACACCGTCCAACCGCTGGCCTATTTATCATAAATTATGCCAACCGCCTTTTCCTGCCTTCTTCTGCCCTGTTGGGGAGGTCACGAAAACAAGGATTCATTACCTATATGTCGACATTTCAGACCAATTTAGGAGAGTTACTAGTTAACCAGTATATCGGCTGGGTCAGGCTTGCGGCTGGGTTTTTCCAGCAGAAAAGTTCGGTTGATACTGTCGGGGAGCTCGTTCCGGTCATGCGTAACAAACAGAATTGTTCGGGCAGGCAGGTTGTCCAGCAAGCGCTGCGCTAGCCGGACGCTTCGGGCATCGAGCGCCTGAAACGGCTCATCCAGAATCAGAACCGGCGGCTGCTTGATCAGGGCGCGCACCAGCAATACCAGCCGCTGTTCGCCCGACGAAAGCCCGCCAAACACCCGGTTTACCGTATGGCTCAAACCAAAGTAATGGAGCATCTGCACCAGATCAGCCTCGGCTTCGACCGGAACCCGTGCCGGAACGGTTAAGGTGTCGGTCAGTCCCGTCAGGACGACTTGCCGGGCGGTCAGGTGCTGCGGGAAATACAAGTGCAGTTCAGGCGAGACAAACCCAATCCGACGTTTAACGTCCCAGATGCTTTGCCCCCGCGACCGCCCGCGCCGATGGTCGAATACGCAGACGTTTGTGGCGTAAGCCTGCGGATGATCGCCGTAGAGCAGACTCAGCAAAACCGATTTACCCGCTCCATTCTGTCCCAACAGCGCCCACCGCTCCCCTGCACCGACATGCCAGTTAATGCTATCCAGAATTATGTTCTCACCGTAGCGTATCGTTACGTCGGTCAGGCGAAAGGCTTCGTTAAAATCGGCCGGTTTCGGGCTTGTCTGGAACGTAGGCAGCGGTATGTCGCCTTGGGTTTCGGATCGGGGCGCATATTCTTCTTTAAGGCCGGCCCAGACCATCTGCCCTTCATCCAGCGCCAGAACATGAGTCACGAAAGGCGGCAGGTTATTTGAATCGCCCACCAGCACCAGCGTTAGGCCCAATGCCGTCAACTCACCCAGCCAGTCAACCAGATCAGCCCGGAAGGCAGCATCCAGTCCAACGAACAGGTTATCTAGCAACAGAATCGATGGGTTCTGCAACAGCGCCTTGCCAATGCGGGCTTTACGGGTCTGCCCATTGGAAAGTTTTAGAAATGAAAAATCGAGCAGCGGCTCCAGACCCAGCCGACGAATTAAAGCGGCTTCTTCGGGACTATCCGAAACACCTAAAAACTGGCGCAGGGTTGCTACGGGGCCGCCGTCATCGGCATCGCTCATCGTAGCGTGGTACCGCTGCTGATAGAAATGAGCGCTATAGGAAAACTGGCGCGACTCTTCGCGGAAAGAAACAAAGGCAACCGGTTTATGGCGGCTGACCGAACCCGGCGGAACCGCCAATTGACCCGCCAGCGCCTGCAGCAGAGTCGTTTTGCCGCTCCCGGTAGGGCCAACAATCGCCCAGCACTCCCCCAGTTTCAGGGTAAACGTACTATTCTTCAGCACAATCTGTCCGCTTCGGCGGACGGTCAGGGCAGTCACCTGAATCAATTCAGCCTGTTCACGCATAAAAAACCGGGCAGGATAACTATGCAAAGTTACCTGCCCGGTTTCTCACTTACACCTAATTGCACTTACTTTAACTTTGTCGTTGCCGTTAGGGCGTCTGGGTTGTCGAAGAAGAGGAGGACGATCGTGTACTCCGACTCTTTGTCCGGCGGTTCGTATTACCGGTTGTACCCGTTCCTGTACGGTCTGTTGGATTCATTGAGTTCTGCGAGCGGCTGGTTGAGCCTTGCTGCATCGAGTTCGTATCGGTCGAGTACGTACCCGAGGTCGTTGTCGAATTGCCCGTTGTGCTTCCTGTCCGGGGCGTTGTCTGATACGTGCCCGTGTTGGTATTTACACCGGTGCTCTGGTTATTCATCGTACCGGTTGTACCGGTTGGCGGCTGCGTCTGATACGTACCCGTATTGGTATTTACGCCTGTATTCACACCCGTTGGTGGCTGCGTTGAGTACGTTCCGCTGTTTACGCCCGTGTTCACACCCGTGCCTGCGTTAACTCCTGTGTTCGTGCCCGTCGGCGGCTGTGTCTGATACGTACCCGAGTTTGCGTTGGTGTTCGTACCATTTGAATACGTGCCTGTATTCGTCGTTGTTCCGGTTGTCGTGCCCGTTGAGTTCGTTGTCTGGGCATTTGCGTTGAGGGCCAGGCCGGCTGCCAGCATGAATCCCATCATCACCACTTTTTTCATAGTTGAGTCGTTTTTTCCTATCGAATTAATCGATTTATGTAGTTCTAACTCTGCTAAGGGCTTGTTGTTCAAATTTTTCTAAATTTTAATAATGGCAAAAAGCTCCCCTGATCACAACCTCCCGGTTAGTGGATGGTCGTAATCAGGGGAGCTTCCCTCTTTTTGAGATTTTATCGAATTCCTAAGCCAATGGTTAGGCCATAGGTGTATGGGCGAATTTGAAAGAGATTCTGTTTGTCTGAAACGGGGTTCCATCCGTACTGAACGGTTGGCTCGACCCGAAGCCATAACCTGGAAGTCAATGGCCGTTCGACACCTATCGATGCCTGCACAAACCCACCCGGCTGCCAGACCGGCGCTACATAACCGCCGACGGTTGCCCCGGCAGTCACGAACGGGCGCCACGAGCCCCCGGCCGACAGCCGCCATAACAAATCGGCGTTTAGTCCGGCATAATGATACCGGGTCGTTTCGGCCACCGGTCGGGTAGTCCGAATGGGCGTTACCCGAACCGTCTGCGCGTCGATCAACTCAATTCTTGCGGAGTCGGGCGCAATCGGGCTTACGCTGTAGTTCAGCGACTGCTGCATCTGGCCGTAGGTTAAGCCCGTCCGTAAACTTAATTGCCGACCCAGCGTCCACTCGACGCCTATCTGCGTTCGCCAGCCCGTCCGGCCCGACGCGAATGTTTTCTCCTGCCGGATATTACCGACGTATACCTCGTCGGTAGCGACGGGATTGATGTTCCGGTAGCTGTATAGGGGCATCACCGAAACATAGAGGCCGGGGCGATTCCGGGCTGAACGCAGCAAACTGGCCTGCGTCGGGACCGATGCTGCATTTATCTCGGGCCACCGATTAGCCCATGGCTGGAGTCGCACCGGTAGGGCGGTCAGAGCCGCTACAGACCATGCATCGGGCCGGGCGGTTCTATCGGATAGAGTTGGTAACGTAACGTCGGTTTCGTACCCACTTCCGGTTGTTAGCGCCGATTTCTCAGAAAGCTGACGACGGTCCATTGCAGTTATTCTCCGTACCGGCGATGCCTGGAGTCGACTGTTCCGAAACGACGTAAGGTTCTCCTCGGGCGGCATCCTGGCCGGCCGGTTTTTCTCCGCAATTATTTTGGTTACGTTGACGCGGTTCTGGCTCGGCTGATCAGCTCGTCCGGTCTGTTCCCGATTGATCCGCTGCGGACTGCCGGGACGGGGACTCCCTGCATCGGACCGAGTGGGCACCAATGCCTCCGAATATGTGTCCAATGCCGGTTTAGCCACCCGCTGACCTTCGGGGGCAGGCTCGTTGCCCAATGAGGGAACGGGTAGGCCATCGCCGTTGATTTCGGACTTACCGACCCCGGTTCCGGCAACGGGTTGTCCAACCTCAGCTTTTACAGATGTTTTATTAGCGTAATGGATTTCGGAGATGAGCCAGCCGCTGCCACTTAGCAGCAACAGCCCAACAGCAGCCAACCACCACCTTCCGCCCGATACAGGCTGGGGCGACGGTCCATTTACATTCAGCAGAATTCGTTCCAGCGCATCCGGAGCCGGCTCCGCTTCGTAGTCGGCCAGCCGCTCCCGGAACAAATCATCCCAGTCGGGATCGTTCCATGCCGGATCGTCCCAAGAATTGGTATCAGGAGTGTTCATAGCGGACAATACCGATTTGTTTGAGTTTTTCGCGCAGGGCGCTTTTGGCCCGCACCAGCTGCGATTTCGACGTGCCTTCCGAGATGCCCAGCAGTTCGGCAATTTCGGGGTGATTATAGCCGTCGACGACGTGTAAATTGAAAATCATACGGTATCCATCGGGAAGTTCCTGCACCAACGCTGAAATTTCGTCAGCCGACAGGCGGGCGAGGGTTTCGCGATGATCGTCGGTGGCGTAGCTCACCGCAGCTGCGTACTGGTCGTCGAGTCGGTCGGTCTCTGCGCGTTGTTTCTGATTTTTATGGTAGGCGTTGATGGCGGAGTTGACCATTACGCGTTTCATCCAGGGAAGCATCCGGTCGGGCTGCTCCAGGGTATGAATCTGCTGAAAGATGCGGATGAAGCCTTCCTGAAACATGTCCTCGGCCTCAGCCTGGCTGCGGGCATACCGGCGGCACAGGCCCATCAGGCGACCCTTGAATCGCTGATAAAATGCCGTTTGTGCCCGGGGGTCATTGCGCTGACACGCCCGCAGGAGTTCCAGGTCCGTCATACTTGAATTTACCAACAGGCTATCGAGCGGGGATCATCCAAAACAAAAAGTCGGTTATCCGCTGCAAAATAGTCCGTACGCTCATTCTTTAATATCAATGGTCACGGTGGCCGATGATTTATTATTCTGGGTATCGGTCAGTTCGTAGCTGAACGAGAGCTGCCCTACTTTCGGGCTGCCACTCAGCGTATAGGTGATAATGCCCTGTTTACTAACGGTTAGCTTGAGATTAGCCGGATTGGCACTGATTTTCATATCGGCTAATGGCGCACAGATTTTATCGTTGAGCAGCACCGGCAGCACTACCGTTCCGGCTTTGACATCGGCTGCGGGTTTGCTGATCTGGATTGTCCGGCTATCGGGCGCAGCCGTCAGCTGACAGTCGGCCTCGGGTGCTTTCACATTAATCCGGATAGTAGCCTGCAGACAGCTTCCGTTGTCGCAGCGCTGGTAGATCAGCTCGTCGTTACCTGTAAAGCCCGGTCTGGCCCAGTAAACGATGTATTGATTCCGCTGCACAACGGCTAGACCGTTGGACGGACCTTTTTTGATCGTAATCGGTACGGTACGGACGGGCTGGCAGAGCTGGTCGTTCAGCAGGGGCGCAATCAGCACCGAGTCGCTCACGAACTGCGGTCGCAGGCTCACCTGATCGTCTTTGAGGGTCAGGCTGCATTCTTTATAGATGTCACCAACCAGAATTTTCACCGTGGCGACATAGGTACGCGGCTGCTGGACCGTAGCCGTAACTTTATAGAGCAGTTCGTCGTAGCCAACAAAGTTCTGGTTCGGCGTGTACGTAATCCTGGTGCCATTGAGGCTGAGTTTTCCATTTTTGGGGGCCCGGACCAGCGCCACGCTTTTCAGATCAACGGTTGCGTTGCAGAAGCGGGCATTTTCCAGCACATCGATCGTAACAGGCGTGTTGGCCGACGTTTTTACGCCATCGGGCAGCAGGCCGGCATGGCACGGAAGCTGGCTGCTGTCGGCGGCCATGGTAATCCGAAAGGCTTTGCTGCTCAGGTCCGAGTCGGTTGTTTTCAGAGCGAACTGATCCTGGCCGGCCGTAAACTCCGGGTTCGGTGTATAGATCAGCAGTCCCTCGGGGCTAAACGACGCTTCGCCCGACTGCGGGCGCTTGACGATCGTGAACGTAGCGGCTGACTTCAGATCGACGAACGACTTAAGGTCAATGGCTACCGGTTCGGCGGGGAGTGTATAAAATTCCGTTTCGTCGCTGTTGTTGACCGTTACAGCAGGCGCCAGGTCCTGCCCAACGCGGTCGCAGGCCAGAAACCCCATCGCCAGCAACAGGCTCAGCAAGAAACGAAAGGAGGTAAACGAGTTCATAGCATAATCTGATAGGCACTTGTACCGATATAGACAAAAGCGGCCCATCAAAGGGTTGCATGGCGTATTGATAATCAACACAAAATGCATTACACCTGGCAAAAAACAGGCAGCAGGCAAATCCTGAACGAATGCCTGCTGCCTGTTTTGAATTAATTACAATCCCGGTATCGTTCCGGCGATACCGGGACACCTGTTACAGATTACCGCGTTTCATTTCCTTCACGGCGAAGTCGGCCGCGCGGGCGGTCAGCGCCATGTAGGTGAGCGACGGATTCACGCACGATGCCGAGGTCATGCAGGCTCCATCGGTGTTGAAAACGTTCTTCACCGTATGAAGCTGGTTGTGGGCGTTCAGCACCGACGTCTTCGGATCGCGGCCCATGCGGGCGGTTCCCATTTCGTGGATACCGATACCGGGGTGTTTTGACTCGTCGTTGTAGGGCGTTACGTTCTTCAGACCAGCGGCTTCGAGCATCTCGGCCGCGTCGTTCATCATGTCTTTCCGCATTTTCTTTTCGTTCTCACCGTAGGCGGCATCGAACACGATCAGCGGCAGGCCCCACTTGTCTTTCTGGTCGGGCGAGAGGGTCATGCGGTTGTTCGGGTCGGCAATCATCTCGCCGAAGCCGCCGAGGCTCATCGTCCACGGGCCGGGCTTGGTCAGGCTTTCTTTGAAGTCGGCCCCGAAACCTTCCATACCGTTACCCCGGTTCCAGCCACCCCGGGCAGCACCGCCCTGATAGCCAAAGCCGCGCACGTAATCGCGCTTGTCGCCGGCCCAGTTGCGGTAACGCGGCACGTAGACCCCGTTGGCACGCCGACCGAAGTAGTACTGATCTTCCATGCCTTCAAACGTACCCGAGGCACCGACCGCCAGGTGGTGGTCCATGATGTTCCGGCCGAGTTGATCGGAGTCGTTGCCCATTCCGTTCGGGAAGCGGTGCGACTTGGAGTTCATCAGAATTGAC is from Spirosoma taeanense and encodes:
- a CDS encoding Ig-like domain-containing protein produces the protein MNSFTSFRFLLSLLLAMGFLACDRVGQDLAPAVTVNNSDETEFYTLPAEPVAIDLKSFVDLKSAATFTIVKRPQSGEASFSPEGLLIYTPNPEFTAGQDQFALKTTDSDLSSKAFRITMAADSSQLPCHAGLLPDGVKTSANTPVTIDVLENARFCNATVDLKSVALVRAPKNGKLSLNGTRITYTPNQNFVGYDELLYKVTATVQQPRTYVATVKILVGDIYKECSLTLKDDQVSLRPQFVSDSVLIAPLLNDQLCQPVRTVPITIKKGPSNGLAVVQRNQYIVYWARPGFTGNDELIYQRCDNGSCLQATIRINVKAPEADCQLTAAPDSRTIQISKPAADVKAGTVVLPVLLNDKICAPLADMKISANPANLKLTVSKQGIITYTLSGSPKVGQLSFSYELTDTQNNKSSATVTIDIKE
- a CDS encoding ATP-binding cassette domain-containing protein, coding for MREQAELIQVTALTVRRSGQIVLKNSTFTLKLGECWAIVGPTGSGKTTLLQALAGQLAVPPGSVSRHKPVAFVSFREESRQFSYSAHFYQQRYHATMSDADDGGPVATLRQFLGVSDSPEEAALIRRLGLEPLLDFSFLKLSNGQTRKARIGKALLQNPSILLLDNLFVGLDAAFRADLVDWLGELTALGLTLVLVGDSNNLPPFVTHVLALDEGQMVWAGLKEEYAPRSETQGDIPLPTFQTSPKPADFNEAFRLTDVTIRYGENIILDSINWHVGAGERWALLGQNGAGKSVLLSLLYGDHPQAYATNVCVFDHRRGRSRGQSIWDVKRRIGFVSPELHLYFPQHLTARQVVLTGLTDTLTVPARVPVEAEADLVQMLHYFGLSHTVNRVFGGLSSGEQRLVLLVRALIKQPPVLILDEPFQALDARSVRLAQRLLDNLPARTILFVTHDRNELPDSINRTFLLEKPSRKPDPADILVN
- a CDS encoding RNA polymerase sigma factor, which codes for MTDLELLRACQRNDPRAQTAFYQRFKGRLMGLCRRYARSQAEAEDMFQEGFIRIFQQIHTLEQPDRMLPWMKRVMVNSAINAYHKNQKQRAETDRLDDQYAAAVSYATDDHRETLARLSADEISALVQELPDGYRMIFNLHVVDGYNHPEIAELLGISEGTSKSQLVRAKSALREKLKQIGIVRYEHS